One segment of Anatilimnocola aggregata DNA contains the following:
- a CDS encoding L-serine ammonia-lyase, iron-sulfur-dependent, subunit alpha, translated as MNKTSLPVSIFNDVIGPVMRGPSSSHCAAALRIGRLARDLMGQQYEEVLVEFDRTGSLPTTHESQGSDMGLFGGLMGWEADDERLPDSGQHLSAAGVQVRIETVDVGDEHPNTYRLTLRNGEKTHFLRAISTGGGMIEVLDIDEFAVSMFGDYHVTLLWLKQDGARCREQIVAAKCAAVDVVHLHESSGGQLLEVRGTRFLPAALLGELQQAFAIQEVQQLAPVLPIPSFAGMRVPFNSCAELLRVDAGRGLSLTQHAIDFEMQRSGLSEEAVVEKMIGIVRILRKSIQQGIAGTTYDDRVLPPQSPEFQKQLQAGNLLDGGALNKIVLYVSALMEVKSSMGVIVAAPTAGACAALPAAIIAIAESQGKTEREMAEALLASGLIGVFIAAHWTFAAEVGGCQAEGGSAAAMAAAALVTLGGGTLPQAVAAASMAMQSMIGLICDPVANRVEVPCLGKNVMAATNALACANMAIANFDPVIPFDEVVATAKRVALQMPRELRCTNLGGLSITPTSIALEAQLATRKSAGCGSGCGCGIAPMASLVSLNK; from the coding sequence ATGAATAAGACTTCGCTACCTGTCAGCATTTTCAACGATGTGATCGGCCCGGTGATGCGCGGGCCTTCCAGTTCGCATTGTGCCGCGGCCCTGCGGATTGGCCGCTTGGCGCGCGATCTAATGGGGCAACAGTATGAGGAGGTCCTTGTCGAGTTCGATCGGACTGGTTCTTTGCCAACCACGCACGAAAGCCAAGGCTCGGACATGGGACTTTTTGGCGGACTGATGGGCTGGGAAGCGGACGATGAGCGACTTCCTGATTCGGGCCAGCATCTAAGTGCCGCCGGTGTGCAGGTGCGAATCGAAACGGTCGATGTGGGCGACGAACATCCGAATACCTACCGCCTGACTTTGCGAAACGGCGAGAAAACTCACTTCCTCCGCGCTATCTCGACCGGCGGCGGCATGATTGAAGTGCTGGATATCGACGAGTTCGCGGTATCCATGTTCGGCGATTATCACGTCACGCTGTTGTGGTTGAAGCAAGACGGAGCGCGGTGCCGGGAGCAAATTGTTGCCGCAAAATGTGCAGCTGTTGATGTAGTTCACCTGCATGAGAGTTCTGGCGGGCAACTGTTGGAAGTGCGTGGGACACGTTTCTTGCCTGCTGCATTGCTCGGCGAATTACAGCAGGCTTTTGCCATTCAAGAAGTGCAGCAGCTTGCGCCGGTCTTGCCAATTCCTTCTTTCGCCGGGATGCGCGTGCCGTTTAACTCCTGTGCCGAGTTGCTCCGTGTCGATGCCGGCCGGGGACTGTCGCTCACGCAGCATGCAATCGATTTTGAAATGCAACGGAGCGGGCTTAGCGAGGAGGCTGTCGTCGAGAAGATGATTGGCATCGTTCGCATTTTGCGCAAATCTATTCAGCAAGGCATTGCCGGAACCACCTACGATGATCGAGTCCTGCCGCCACAGTCGCCCGAATTCCAGAAGCAGTTGCAGGCAGGCAATTTGCTTGATGGCGGCGCGCTCAACAAGATCGTGCTCTATGTTTCGGCACTCATGGAAGTAAAAAGTTCCATGGGCGTGATTGTGGCCGCTCCCACTGCCGGCGCGTGCGCTGCGCTCCCAGCAGCGATCATCGCCATTGCCGAATCACAGGGAAAAACTGAACGCGAAATGGCCGAAGCGCTCCTCGCCAGCGGGCTGATTGGCGTGTTCATTGCCGCGCACTGGACGTTCGCTGCCGAAGTGGGTGGTTGTCAGGCCGAAGGGGGCTCCGCAGCCGCGATGGCGGCAGCGGCTCTTGTCACCTTAGGTGGCGGAACACTGCCACAAGCAGTTGCAGCCGCTTCGATGGCCATGCAGAGCATGATCGGGCTGATCTGTGATCCTGTTGCGAACCGCGTCGAGGTTCCTTGCCTCGGTAAAAACGTTATGGCCGCTACCAACGCCCTGGCCTGCGCGAATATGGCGATTGCAAACTTCGATCCGGTAATTCCGTTCGACGAAGTGGTAGCCACTGCCAAGCGCGTTGCTCTGCAGATGCCGCGCGAGCTGCGGTGCACCAATCTTGGCGGCTTGTCGATTACGCCGACATCGATCGCGCTCGAAGCTCAACTGGCAACCCGCAAATCTGCAGGGTGCGGCTCCGGGTGTGGTTGCGGGATCGCTCCGATGGCTTCGCTCGTATCACTGAATAAGTAA
- a CDS encoding flagellin N-terminal helical domain-containing protein, whose translation MSRINTNVSSLIAQKTLSRSNGQLQEALSRLSTGVRINSGKDDPAGLIASENLRRDITSSQRAISNTERATQLISTADSALGQISNLLNDIRGLVTEAANTGVLSDEQIAANQLQVDSSLEAIDRIAQVTTFQGRKLLDGSLDFIKTTTSGANSVVDLNIQKANLGATGSLNVSIDVTAAATQASVTANATAINYGAGAAASGSITLPTVTTPQSQASGNLNLTGAAGQISIQAVNGGAAQGALGNATDVTIQAAADVAQATGNVSLASSGAVISVTATAGGAADGTVGNATDVTIQAAAGIAHASGTLALTNGSINISAASGGPAQGATGNGVNIVITNVGGTTTAAYDSGTNTLTIDVATGDDVDAISAAIDGTAAFVSSVASGSGGLFDAGDVDPGITGLLTGGNNGTTSASYDAGTNVITVNAALGATVTSLANAIDGLADFSAISTFGGGNTYQQADNGTDPNALSGGNNGTTSVSYNATSNLITVNAAVGATVGAIASAIDGLADFNASAVLGSGNSLTGADYTTTNNLLSGGANTVNANDVITITSNTDGAAFNGTLTFASNGSVAANGVSVTQTGPNITVNLNNTSTYDVDDLVTAIQGQLSGYTVTRTGSAGDGSFVAGSETSSTTALTGGTNDTGTGLAADLVFKLSGATGSQVFSFTAGNTLTNIIDSINLVSDATGVSASNNAGTLQLNSTAYGSDAFVDIDVRSEGSGGLFAAGLSATRVSGSDAVATINGTQANASGNRLSINTSSLELNLTLSNGSSTDVNFTISGGGAVFQLGPDVVSTQQARIGISSVNTADLGGTNGRLFELRSGSAKDLQSDTTGAARVVDEAINKVTSLRGRLGAFQRTTLETNIASLSDTLTNLTQAESSIRDADFAAESAKLTRAQILVQSGTSVLQIANQNPQQVLSLLRG comes from the coding sequence ATGAGCCGTATTAACACGAATGTCAGTTCTTTGATCGCTCAAAAGACCCTGTCGCGGTCGAATGGGCAGTTGCAGGAAGCTCTGAGCCGGTTGAGCACGGGTGTGCGAATCAACTCGGGCAAAGATGACCCGGCCGGTTTGATCGCGAGCGAAAACCTCCGCCGCGACATCACCTCTTCGCAACGCGCTATCAGCAACACCGAGCGGGCCACGCAGCTCATCTCGACCGCTGACTCGGCTCTTGGCCAGATCAGCAACCTGCTGAACGACATTCGCGGTCTGGTAACTGAAGCAGCCAACACCGGTGTGCTCAGCGACGAACAGATCGCTGCTAACCAGCTGCAAGTCGACAGCTCGCTCGAAGCCATCGACCGCATTGCTCAAGTCACGACCTTCCAAGGTCGCAAGCTGCTCGACGGCAGTCTCGACTTCATCAAGACGACGACTTCGGGTGCCAACTCGGTGGTCGACCTCAACATTCAAAAGGCCAACCTGGGTGCCACGGGTTCTTTGAACGTCTCGATCGACGTCACGGCCGCCGCGACACAAGCCTCGGTTACGGCCAATGCCACTGCGATCAACTACGGCGCCGGAGCTGCTGCCAGCGGTTCGATTACGTTGCCGACCGTCACGACCCCGCAATCACAAGCTTCGGGCAATTTGAATCTGACCGGCGCTGCTGGACAGATCAGCATTCAGGCCGTGAACGGCGGTGCTGCTCAAGGTGCCCTTGGCAATGCAACCGACGTGACCATTCAAGCCGCGGCTGATGTGGCTCAAGCGACGGGCAATGTCTCGCTCGCCAGTTCGGGTGCGGTGATTAGCGTTACCGCGACTGCTGGTGGTGCTGCAGACGGTACGGTTGGCAATGCGACCGACGTGACCATCCAAGCGGCTGCTGGCATCGCCCACGCATCGGGCACGCTGGCCCTCACGAATGGTTCGATCAACATCTCGGCCGCTTCTGGTGGTCCTGCTCAAGGCGCCACGGGCAACGGTGTGAACATCGTCATCACGAATGTCGGCGGCACGACCACTGCTGCTTACGATTCGGGCACCAACACGTTGACCATCGATGTCGCGACTGGCGACGACGTCGACGCCATTAGTGCAGCGATTGACGGCACTGCAGCTTTCGTTTCTTCGGTGGCCTCAGGTAGCGGCGGCCTCTTTGACGCCGGCGATGTTGACCCCGGTATCACGGGCCTGCTCACCGGTGGTAACAACGGTACGACGAGCGCTTCGTACGACGCCGGCACGAATGTCATCACCGTGAATGCGGCTCTTGGAGCCACGGTTACAAGTTTGGCGAATGCCATCGATGGCCTGGCCGACTTTAGTGCGATCTCGACGTTCGGCGGCGGCAACACCTATCAACAAGCGGACAACGGCACTGACCCGAACGCGCTGTCCGGTGGCAACAACGGCACGACTTCGGTCAGCTACAACGCAACCAGCAACCTCATCACTGTGAATGCTGCAGTGGGTGCGACGGTTGGTGCAATCGCCTCGGCCATTGATGGCTTGGCCGACTTCAATGCTTCGGCCGTGCTGGGCAGCGGCAACTCGCTGACCGGTGCCGACTACACGACGACCAACAACCTGTTGTCGGGTGGTGCTAATACTGTCAATGCGAACGACGTGATCACCATCACATCGAACACTGATGGCGCTGCCTTCAACGGCACGCTGACCTTCGCCTCCAATGGCTCGGTGGCTGCCAACGGCGTGAGCGTGACCCAGACTGGCCCGAACATCACTGTCAACCTCAACAACACCTCGACTTACGATGTCGATGACCTGGTCACTGCGATTCAAGGTCAGCTGAGCGGTTACACGGTCACCCGCACGGGCTCGGCTGGCGACGGCAGCTTTGTTGCAGGTTCCGAAACCTCGTCGACCACGGCCCTGACCGGTGGTACGAACGACACTGGTACCGGCCTGGCTGCCGACCTGGTCTTCAAACTGTCCGGTGCGACCGGTTCGCAAGTGTTCAGCTTCACGGCTGGCAACACGCTGACGAACATCATCGACAGCATCAACCTGGTCTCGGATGCGACTGGAGTCTCGGCTTCGAACAACGCCGGCACGCTGCAACTCAACTCGACGGCCTATGGCAGCGACGCCTTTGTCGATATCGACGTCCGCAGCGAAGGCTCCGGTGGCTTGTTTGCCGCCGGGCTGAGTGCGACCCGCGTTTCGGGTTCGGATGCGGTGGCCACGATCAACGGTACTCAAGCCAATGCTTCGGGTAATCGCTTGTCGATCAACACCTCGTCGCTCGAACTGAACCTGACCCTTTCGAACGGCAGCAGCACCGATGTGAACTTCACCATCAGTGGTGGTGGTGCGGTGTTCCAACTCGGTCCAGACGTCGTCAGCACGCAGCAAGCCCGCATCGGCATCAGCAGCGTGAACACCGCCGACCTGGGTGGTACGAATGGTCGCTTGTTCGAACTTCGCTCGGGCAGTGCCAAGGATCTGCAATCGGATACGACCGGTGCCGCTCGCGTCGTCGACGAAGCGATCAACAAAGTCACTTCGCTCCGCGGTCGCTTGGGTGCGTTCCAACGTACGACTCTCGAAACGAATATCGCTTCGCTGTCGGACACGCTCACCAACCTGACCCAAGCCGAAAGCTCGATTCGCGACGCTGACTTCGCCGCTGAATCGGCCAAGCTGACACGGGCTCAAATTCTGGTGCAATCGGGTACTTCGGTGCTGCAGATCGCCAACCAGAATCCTCAGCAAGTGTTGTCGCTCCTCCGTGGTTAA